TCTTATTATTGACCCTCAGGCTGCCTCCCCGACACTGTCACCGATGACTACAACCTTGCTACACTAGTCTGTGTAGAAATAGGTGTATAGGAAACTTCCCCTTCATGATGCAAACACTGCAGACTGTGAGTAGTGTCTGCTTTTTCCCTTGTGTTATTATCTGTCTGAGAGCCTGCATGGGTGCTCAGTAAATACTCAGCATAGGAATATAGCACGACACTCTATTAATATACGTGATTTCACCTCATTCTTTTCACTGGCTACATACTAATTCACTCTATGGATATCCCGTGATTTAATTTTCGTACTGACACTCAACTAGGTAGTCTCAAGTATGTTGCTACCAAAAAGAAGCTGGCAACTATGGTagttaatcttggttgtcaacttgactggatttggaaTGAACAGAGAAGCCACTGTGCACATCTAGAGGGgattctgtttttaaataaacttaATTGAAGTGAGAAGACCTGGCCTACATTTCTACAGTACCTTTTGGCAGCAGCCTAGAGAAAAGGAATTCTGACAAAGAAAAGTGGTTGCTTTTGGCCTGCTTGCCTTAATGTTGTGCTGGCTTCATTTACCCTGTTGTCTCTGCTGTCGCTGCTGTCACCTTTCTTTGctgacagagactgacagagtCTAACTTCCAACATGAACTGAAGTCCAGTGGCTCTACAAAAGTCCTCCAGATCTTCAGGGTAAGCATGGGACAGCTGAGGCATCTAGCTTTGCAGACCAAGTAGCTTCGAGGTTCTCTCCATTGTCAGGCTACCCAGACCACAGACCACATCATATAAGCCAATCAAGTAACCTccctcctatctatctatctatctatctatctatctatctatctatctatctatcctattcTATTGGTTCTCTTTCTCTTGAGAATCCTAACAGCAATAAATCTTCTCTTACACTTTGGTGTATGGTCCTAAAATTCAAAATTATTAAGTCAGAAGATAAGGGTACAATTACGTCTGATAAACCTCTTGGTCAAATGATTTCCTTTCCCATTGATCATGTAAGAAATGGCTCATTTTCCCATGTCTTTGTCAATGTTCATGTCCTTGCTAATGGGATAAGCAGAAAATGATACCTTGTTTGTATCCCAATTTTGCTGCAATTATGAATATAGTTAAGCATTCCCTTAGAGTTAAAGACCATTTGTGTCTTCTTAGTTTATGAACACAGTCTACTCTAGGACTATATCATTTAACCACTGGTTAATCATATTTCCCCAactttctgtgtgttcatatatctTCTTGCCCTAGGATTTAAAAGTAAGCAAAACCCTGAAACTTATCTTTTCCGCATCTGAAGGACTCTCCTGAGTTGGGGTAACAGTGACCCATCATCACTCAGGGGTACCATCCTTCTATTCTAAAATTGTTCCTGACTCCCAAGTTTTAACCTGGTACTAGAGATCTTTACCAGAAACACTTATATAATACTAAAACCAAAAATGCCCAAGGGAGCTTATGGACCATACAGAGTCATTCTGAGTACTGTGTCTATGCAGAGGAAGAGATTCTGGCTGGAGGTTGGTAttctggttggttgttttgttttctttagatgtGAAAAGAAGGGTATAGGATGAATTAAATATAACAAGAATTTGGTGGACTTGTTTCGGTGATGATTTCTTCTATAGCATTTTAAAATTGTGACAAAATACACCTAATACAAAATTTACTTTCTGGACTACTTTTAAATAAGTAGAAAGTGCACTTGTGTTACTGTGCGACCTATATCCAGAAACACTGTTGTCTTGATCACTGAAACACTATGCTATTCAACACCTCTCCTTCAGTCCTATGCCTTCAGCCCCTGGAAATTACTCTCTGCGTTTGTCTGTTGGCTTGACTACTAGAGACACTTCATATACTTGAAATCCTACAATATTGGTAATTTTTGCATCTGGAGTATTTCACTTGTGATACTCTTTAACGTTCATCTACACTGTAGCATGAGTCggaatttcattctttttaaagcctacataatattccactgtgtgcATATACCCATTGTTTTaatctctctcccatctctggaCTCTTGGGTTTCTCCCAGCTCTTGCCTCTTGTGGACTGTGCTGCTACTGTGAACATGGATATACAAATATCTCTTTGAGACttacttccattttttttaaagaatatacagatttgttttgaatttcataactgacttcttttttaaaaaaataactaaaagatATATTAAAAATCTTACCATAGCCTTCTTTTCCATAAGCAAGTGAAGGAGGAATAAtcacctttctcttttctccaggGCACATGTCCATCATAGCAATGTCTAGCCCCTTTATCACATGCCCAACACCAAGAACAAACCATTTGGGGTGGCCTTCATCTTGTGTCCGGCTGTAAGAAACCATACTTAGTATGTAAGTAAGCTGGTCTCATAAAGGAAACCTTTAAACGCAGCTTAggtattttgttatttaaaactgGAATCTCTTTTCCCATAGTACATTCTTCAGAACTCTGTCCTTTATGAAGTGTTTGTTTGGCTTAAACTTTCCCATAAATTAGCATAGTGTATAACTGGAAGCCATTCTGATTTCCGATTTCTGTGGTCCTTACAAAAACTACCCAACggttcactttttaaaatgggCCTCCTGCTTCTAACTAGCTGCATGGCTTGAACAAAATAACTCTTTTAACTTCTCTGGGTTTGTTCCCCAAACCAAAGGGGCAGGGTGAGCCCCAAATTTCAAGAACAACTGGAAAATAGTATCctgtcaatttttttcttctatatagGAAGAATAAGGTTTCTTCTAAGTTGGAAAGGATTGCTAAGTTGGAAAGGCCTGTCTTTGGAGGGTACCAGTGCAGCTAAAGAAAGCATTCAGTCAGACTGGAGTCAGAGAGCAGAATAGATGTGAAAACCGGGGTCTCTATTAGAAAATGACCCACGAAGTCCAGAATAAAGCACAGTAGCTTCCTTATACACTCTGTTTGGAATCAGACTTCAGCTCTGGGTAAGGAGAAAAATGTGAATATCTTTTCAAGCAGCCTCTAGATTTAGTCATCTGTGTCCCAAGGACAGGGGTGGTGGTTAGCACTATGCCTGACGTGGTGGATCTGCAGTCAATTTATTGcgctaacattttaaataactaaaaactttcaggttttttttttttttttttggcggggGCTGTCTTCTAATCTAAATCCACATGATGGCTTAATTTAccgttaaaaacaaaacaaaacaaaacaaaaaaacaccaaaaacccttaaaacaaaacaggctctgactgcagctgctgctggtggtgggcAAGATCTGATCTTGAACTGCACGGAGCATCTCCTACCTGCAGTAGAATTTGGAGCCGTCTTTAGCCAAGTAGCCATCGTAATGGGCATTTAGCAGGTCTCCTTTCCTGCTTGTTTTGGAGCAGTTTTCTGGACGATGCAAAACTTCTATTTTCACTTcctctgtgctttcttctttGGTTTGTCCCTGAGCACCGGAACAAACCCACAGGCCAAGGAAAACTGATAATCTGAATAGGAGATTCATGTTTGCCAAAGCAGTACTCCCAGGCCCAGTGCAAGCCCCACAGCGTGTTAGCAGGCTGATGGGACAGAATTCAGACGCGTGGCAGGCATTGTCTTACGTCACAAAGGTCCAAGGCGGGGCTATGTGAGGCTCCGCCCACTGTCGCACCAGCAAATCGCCAAGGGTTGGAGTGCGTCCAGGATGCTGGGTGCCTTCGTTGGCTGTACCTGGGCTAGAATAGAATAGTCTCTTCTTGCTAAGCTCGCAGATTTCTTCTGCCTGCAGTAGTCAGACGAGCGTTTCCTGAAATAAAGTGGCATTATGGTGGTCCTTTCTAGGCATTTAGGAGATGCTGCAAAATTCTATGgcctctacttgatgccctgaTAATGCCCTCCCCAACATTGCCTCTGCTAAGAGATTGCTTGGATGgcttggttttaaatttttaaatgatacaTTGAACCAtttgaccagaaaaaaaaaaaaaggatacataACTGAAGGTCCTTAATgcagtatttaaaaaatattaaaaagttggGCCAAGAAATTGATACGAAATGCAAACAGGTCACGGTGGGATGTTCTAGTCATAATATAGCCAGTTTTTCTAGGCACAGAAGGCTTCTAAGGCTCCCGGGGATTTGACAGGCACAGTGGATGGCAGACGTTCTTGGAAGAATGGGTTCTTGACAAGATAGGTTGGTTGCTCTTACTTGGGGGGAGTCCTTGAAGGGTCTTTTTTGGGGGAGATGCGGGTCGGGGTACTGCATAAAAAGGACTCCAGGCTGTCTCTGACACATGCAGCCAGGCGAGCCCCAGAGCACACAGTGGAGTGTCTCTAGGGCTCCTCCAGCAGCAGATGTCTGGCATTGCAGAAGCTAGTTTGCGTTTCTGTCCCCCACCTCCTGGGGCCTCCTTAGGTGAAGGCctttagcaaagaaaaaaaattttccccATGAGAATTTATTCACATCAGACAGGAAATCTGACTATTGAACATTTTGTTCCAATCTCACGCACGGCTGGCTAATAAACATCAGAGACTACTCTTGAAACATCCCCTTCTTCTTTTAGTACGAAAACCTTTCAAACGGTACAAAACTTGAATTTTACAGGAAATGCCACAGTTGAACTATCATTAATGAACGGTATGTGACTTGCTGAATGAACATTCATCTACTCATCAATCCACCAAGTGGATTACCCTGTTCAGTCAGCCTTCCCGGAAGGACAGGTCAGGAATTTCACTACCTCAATACTGACTCCGCTTCTTTAGATTGTTTGAAATTTGCAAAACTTTCTAAATCTAAAAATTCTCAAGTGTGTAAAGGCTCTTCCCCCaagtgagattaaaaaaaaaaactaagagaaattcttttatttattaacacAACAAAAATAGAACACATGGTTCCTtcttaaccttttctttctttgtgtgtgtgtgtgtgtgtgtgtgtgtgtgtgtgtgtgtgtgtgtgtgtgtgtgtgtgtagggtttcACAATGTAGCCCTatctggcctggaattcactctgtaaactaGACAggctgggaactaacagaactcagagagatctgcctgcctctgcttcctgaatgctggaattaaaggcgtacATCATGAtgtatgacattttaaaaaaaaatgaagagaaaaaattgtgtatgtttgtgtgagtgtgtttttgtgtgtgtgagggggaatGCTAGTGACATGGCCCAAGTGTACAGGATGTTCTCTCGCATACCTATCTTAACAGaaggatgtagcccaggctggccttttgtccttcctgcctcagcctctagagtATTGGGGATTACCAGGCCTTGCCACGACTCCAGCTTTTCCTAGGAGGGAACTTCCGATTTTCCCGGAGTATGAGCACTGGAAGCTCCAAGAAATGGGCAACCCTCGATTTTATCCAGGCAGGATGACCCTGGAGTTCGTCTGCTGGGAACCAGAGAGGATGCCAGGCAGCTAGGGAGCGGGGGACAGCGGAGCCGCCCCACGAGGGCGCGCGGCGCAGCCTCGGGCACGCGGCCGTCCCGCAGCCCCGCCGCCGGGGAGGGGTTTCGCGGGCCGAGCCGGCCCCTTTCATCCAGGAAGTGAAAGCGACGTCGGGGTCAATGAAAACAAGCCGGGAGCCCGGGGGGAAGGAAGGCGGGCGTGCAGGAGGGCAGCGCCGGGGCTCGTGGAGCGGCGGCAGAGCGGGAGGACGGCGGGCGCTGGGGTCGTCCCGGGGGTCGCCGCGCCGTTCCCGCTGGGGATGTCCGCGCCTCGCGGCTTCCGAGCAGCACGGGGCGCCCGCCGGCCGGGCCTCTGAGGGCCGCCGGGTCCGGGCGGAGGGCTGCGGGCCCGCGCCTCCGCAGCAGCGCGGCCGGCGCCGGGCCAGGAGGATGCGCGGCGCCGGGCTCTGAAGCATGGAGGGGGTTCTGTACAAGTGGACCAACTATCTCACAGGTACGGGGCGGGCGGCGGGGGGCTGCGGGCAGCCTGGCCCTGGGGCACCCCCTGTCAAGCCGCGACACTCTCAGTTCCACGCTCG
This Rattus norvegicus strain BN/NHsdMcwi chromosome 3, GRCr8, whole genome shotgun sequence DNA region includes the following protein-coding sequences:
- the Fkbp7 gene encoding peptidyl-prolyl cis-trans isomerase FKBP7 precursor, whose product is MNLLFRLSVFLGLWVCSGAQGQTKEESTEEVKIEVLHRPENCSKTSRKGDLLNAHYDGYLAKDGSKFYCSRTQDEGHPKWFVLGVGHVIKGLDIAMMDMCPGEKRKVIIPPSLAYGKEGYAEGKIPPNATLMFEIELYAVTKGPRSIETFKQIDTDNDRQLSKAEIELYLQKDFEKDAKPRDKSYQKAVLEDIFKKNDHDGDGFISPKEYNVHQHDEL
- the Fkbp7 gene encoding peptidyl-prolyl cis-trans isomerase FKBP7 isoform X3, which translates into the protein MNLLFRLSVFLGLWVCSGAQGQTKEESTEEVKIEVLHRPENCSKTSRKGDLLNAHYDGYLAKDGSKFYCSRTQDEGHPKWFVLGVGHVIKGLDIAMMDMCPGEKRKVIIPPSLAYGKEGYEGKIPPNATLMFEIELYAVTKGPRSIETFKQIDTDNDRQLSKAEIELYLQKDFEKDAKPRDKSYQKAVLEDIFKKNDHDGDGFISPKEYNVHQHDEL
- the Fkbp7 gene encoding peptidyl-prolyl cis-trans isomerase FKBP7 isoform X4 — protein: MNLLFRLSVFLGLWVCSGAQGQTKEESTEEVKIEVLHRPENCSKTSRKGDLLNAHYDGYLAKDGSKFYCSRTQDEGHPKWFVLGVGHVIKGLDIAMMDMCPGEKRKVIIPPSLAYGKEGYEISMHCLGL
- the Fkbp7 gene encoding peptidyl-prolyl cis-trans isomerase FKBP7 isoform X1 — protein: MLQSPAPRILLARRRPRCCGGAGPQPSARTRRPSEARPAGAPCCSEAARRGHPQRERRGDPRDDPSARRPPALPPLHEPRRCPPARPPSFPPGSRLVFIDPDVAFTSWMKGAGSARETPPRRRGCGTAACPRLRRAPSWGGSAVPRSLAAWHPLWFPADELQGHPAWIKSRVAHFLELPVLILRENRKFPPRKSWSRGKAWKRSSDYCRQKKSASLARRDYSILAQVQPTKAPSILDALQPLAICWCDSGRSLT